A genomic stretch from Mycobacterium malmoense includes:
- a CDS encoding NAD(P)/FAD-dependent oxidoreductase: protein MSNNGIVIVGGGLAAARTAEQLRRSEYAGRITIVSDEAHLPYDRPPLSKEVLRKEVDDVALKPRGWYDEKDITLRLGSAATRVDTAGRTVTLDDGTVLGYDQLVIATGLVPRRIPAFPDLEGIRVLRSFDESLALREHASAARRAVVIGAGFIGCEVAASLRGLGVDVVLVEPQPTPLASVLGERIGELVARLHRAEGVDVRLGVSVAEVRGEGRVDTVVLTDGTELTADLVVVGIGSRPATAWLDGSGVDIDSVDSGVVCDEAGRTSAPNVWAVGDVASWRDSTGHQARVEHWSNVADQARVMVPAMLGQDAPPAVVVPYFWSDQYDVKIQCLGEPEATDIVHLVEDDGRKFLAYYERDGVLVGVVGGGVPGKVMRVRAKIAAATPISEILG from the coding sequence GTGAGCAACAACGGGATCGTGATCGTGGGTGGCGGCCTTGCCGCCGCACGGACCGCCGAACAGCTGCGTCGATCGGAATACGCCGGTCGCATCACGATCGTCAGCGACGAGGCGCACCTGCCCTACGACCGCCCGCCGCTGTCCAAGGAGGTGCTGCGCAAGGAGGTCGACGACGTGGCCCTCAAACCGCGCGGGTGGTACGACGAGAAGGACATCACCCTGCGACTGGGTTCGGCCGCCACCCGTGTCGACACCGCCGGGCGGACGGTGACCCTCGACGACGGAACCGTGCTCGGCTACGACCAGCTCGTCATCGCGACAGGGCTGGTGCCGCGGCGCATTCCGGCGTTCCCGGATCTCGAGGGCATTCGGGTGCTGCGCTCGTTCGACGAGAGTCTGGCGCTGCGCGAGCACGCGTCGGCCGCACGGCGCGCGGTCGTCATCGGCGCCGGTTTTATCGGTTGCGAGGTGGCGGCCAGCCTGCGCGGCCTGGGCGTGGACGTCGTGCTGGTCGAGCCGCAGCCGACCCCGCTGGCATCGGTGCTCGGCGAGCGGATCGGCGAGCTGGTGGCGCGGCTGCACCGCGCCGAAGGCGTCGACGTCCGCCTGGGTGTCAGCGTGGCTGAGGTGCGCGGCGAAGGGCGCGTCGACACCGTGGTGCTCACCGACGGCACGGAGCTGACGGCCGACCTGGTCGTCGTCGGCATCGGATCGCGGCCGGCCACCGCATGGCTGGACGGCAGCGGCGTCGATATCGACAGTGTCGATAGTGGCGTCGTCTGCGACGAAGCGGGGCGCACCAGCGCGCCGAACGTGTGGGCGGTGGGCGACGTCGCCTCCTGGCGTGATTCGACGGGACACCAAGCGCGCGTGGAACATTGGAGCAACGTCGCCGACCAGGCCCGCGTCATGGTGCCCGCGATGCTCGGGCAGGACGCGCCCCCGGCCGTCGTCGTCCCCTATTTCTGGAGCGACCAATACGACGTCAAGATCCAGTGCCTGGGCGAGCCGGAGGCCACCGACATCGTGCACCTGGTCGAGGACGACGGCCGCAAGTTCCTGGCCTATTACGAGCGCGACGGGGTGCTGGTCGGCGTGGTCGGCGGCGGGGTGCCCGGCAAGGTGATGAGGGTTCGCGCGAAAATCGCCGCGGCCACGCCCATTTCGGAGATCTTGGGCTGA